One region of Danio aesculapii chromosome 7, fDanAes4.1, whole genome shotgun sequence genomic DNA includes:
- the penkb gene encoding proenkephalin b produces the protein RRLVPSDRRDFTRTGQTAEPASVMKTLAVPISCRWTLLLSACLTLTARADCGEDCAYCLQQMPLQLKHLNSIECVLECEEQLNAGSSWSLCKRFMQNADNTPKGNLAATQIEHSESQQHQVDKKYGGFMKRTDSLIKRYGGFMKKAAEFYGLEPEDVDQGRAILTNHDVEMLAKQVEADGEREEAALTRSKGGEKGTAKRYGGFMRRGGLYDLESGVRELQKRYGGFMRRVGRPDWWQESKRYGGFLKRSQEQDEDENSSEIEKRYGGFMGY, from the exons CGCAGACTTGTGCCTTCAGACCGACGAGACTTTACACGCACCGGACAGACTGCAGAACCTGCCTCAGTGATGAAG ACCTTGGCAGTTCCCATAAGTTGCAGATGGACACTGTTGCTGAGCGCGTGCCTGACGCTGACAGCGCGTGCGGACTGTGGAGAGGACTGCGCGTACTGTCTGCAGCAGATGCCCCTTCAGCTCAAACATCTCAACTCAATA GAATGCGTGTTGGAGTGTGAGGAGCAACTGAACGCAGGCAGCTCTTGGAGTCTGTGCAAACGTTTCATGCAGAATGCTGATAACACTCCTAAGGGTAACCTAGCAGCCACACAAATCGAACACTCGGAGAGCCAACAGCACCAGGTAGACAAAAAATATGGCGGCTTCATGAAACGTACTGACAGTTTAATAAAGCGTTATGGAGGATTCATGAAGAAGGCGGCTGAATTCTATGGGCTGGAGCCGGAGGATGTTGACCAGGGCAGAGCGATCCTGACTAATCATGATGTTGAAATGCTGGCCAAGCAAGTTGAGGCTGACGGTGAGAGGGAGGAGGCGGCTCTGACACGTTCAAAGGGAGGTGAAAAGGGAACGGCAAAACGTTATGGGGGTTTTATGAGAAGGGGAGGGCTTTATGACTTGGAGAGTGGGGTTAGGGAACTGCAAAAACGTTATGGGGGCTTCATGAGGAGAGTAGGACGACCAGATTGGTGGCAGGAATCTAAACGTTACGGAGGCTTCTTAAAGCGTTCTCAAGAGCAAGACGAGGATGAAAATTCATCAGAGATAGAAAAGAGGTATGGTGGATTTATGGGTTATTAA